In Myxocyprinus asiaticus isolate MX2 ecotype Aquarium Trade chromosome 3, UBuf_Myxa_2, whole genome shotgun sequence, the following proteins share a genomic window:
- the LOC127417831 gene encoding delta-like protein B — translation MAHLSLYCLLALSFLQLVASSGVFELKVHSFSTTRRFCRRTRECNIFFRICLKHSEDVISAEPPCTFGTGQTSVLRADQNSISNSAAIRVPFHFKWPGTFSLIIEAWTAESPKEHHDYIENQNNLISRLATRRRLAIGEDWSQDVHFGEQSELRYSYHVFCDDFYFGEACSDYCRPRDDTLGHYTCDENGNRECLQGWQGDYCSDPICSSDCSERHGYCESPGECKCRLGWQGPSCSECVHYPGCLHGTCSQPWQCVCKEGWGGLFCNQDLNYCTNHKPCANGATCTNTGQGSYTCTCRPGYGGTNCELEINECDCNPCKNGGSCNDLENDYSCTCPQGFYGKNCEIIAMTCADDPCFNGGTCEEKVTGGYICRCPPTFTGSNCEKRLDRCSHKPCANGGECVDLGASVLCRCRPGFTGPRCETNIDDCAPFTCQNAGTCIDGINDYTCTCTMGFTGKNCSLQADACLTSPCLHGGTCFTHFTGPVCQCVPGFMGLTCEFPVQAGLELMAPRSGRTSPSTVAVSCVLGLLAVFLGVCVALVVIRRRRHRLRRQQLCDSVFNDLETVNNLDRQHYPYDRDFSHSASQVKPCNTVDRLSLSLAGSNTLPAGQDFLWSTGGGLR, via the exons ATGGCGCATCTGTCTTTGTACTGCCTGCTGGCTCTGTCGTTTTTACAGTTG GTGGCCTCATCGGGTGTATTTGAATTGAAAGTTCACTCGTTCAGCACAACACGCCGCTTCTGCAGGAGGACGCGAGAGTGCAACATCTTTTTCAGGATTTGTCTCAAACATTCAGAGGACGTCATCTCTGCCGAACCACCGTGCACTTTCGGGACGGGTCAGACCAGTGTCCTCCGGGCGGACCAGAACTCTATATCCAACAGCGCAGCCATCCGAGTGCCTTTTCACTTCAAGTGGCCG GGGACATTCTCTCTTATTATTGAGGCATGGACTGCAGAGTCTCCCAAAGAGCATCATGACTACATAG AGAATCAAAACAATCTGATTAGTCGTTTAGCAACACGAAGACGCTTGGCGATTGGGGAAGACTGGTCGCAGGATGTTCATTTTGGCGAGCAGAGTGAGCTACGTTACTCTTATCACGTTTTCTGCGATGACTTTTACTTCGGCGAGGCATGTTCAGATTACTGCCGTCCCCGTGATGACACACTGGGACACTACACCTGTGATGAGAACGGGAACCGGGAATGCCTGCAAGGATGGCAGGGAGACTACTGCTCTGACC CCATCTGCTCTTCTGACTGCAGTGAGCGACACGGTTACTGTGAGTCACCCGGTGAGTGTAAGTGTCGTCTGGGATGGCAAGGGCCATCCTGCAGTGAGTGTGTACATTACCCTGGCTGCCTGCATGGGACCTGCTCGCAGCCGTGGCAGTGTGTATGTAAGGAGGGTTGGGGCGGCCTCTTCTGTAACCAGGACCTCAACTATTGCACTAACCATAAACCCTGTGCTAATGGCGCCACCTGCACCAACACTGGACAGGGCAGCTACACCTGCACCTGCCGGCCAGGATATGGTGGCACAAACTGTGAACTGGAGATTAACGAGTGTGACTGTAACCCCTGCAAGAATGGCGGCAGTTGCAAC GATTTGGAGAATGATTACTCCTGTACATGTCCTCAGGGATTCTATGGGAAGAACTGTGAGATCATTGCGATGACTTGTGCGGATGACCCCTGCTTTAACGGAGGGACATGTGAGGAGAAAGTCACTGGTGGCTACATCTGCCGCTGCCCCCCAACCTTTACTGGATCCAACTGTGAGAAGAGACTGGACCGCTGCAGCCACAAACCATGCGCTAATG gCGGTGAGTGTGTGGATCTGGGTGCTAGCGTTCTGTGTCGTTGTCGCCCTGGTTTCACTGGCCCTCGATGTGAAACAAATATTGATGACTGTGCTCCCTTTACGTGTCAAAATGCTGGAACCTGCATTGATGGCATTAATGACTACACCTGCACCTGTACAATGGGCTTCACTGGAAAAAACTGCAGCCTCCAGGCAGACGCTTGTCTCACAAGCCCATGTTTACATGGAGGAACATGCTTCACACACTTCACAGGGccagtgtgtcagtgtgtgccTGGGTTCATGGGTCTGACCTGCGAGTTTCCTGTGCAGGCAGGTTTGGAGCTGATGGCTCCCCGGTCTGGGCGAACCTCACCTTCAACAGTGGCAGTCTCATGCGTGTTAGGTTTGTTGGCTGTGTTTTTGGGAGTGTGTGTGGCACTGGTTGTGATCAGGAGGAGGAGGCATAGGCTGCGCAGACAGCAGCTGTGCGATTCTGTGTTTAATGATTTGGAGACGGTGAATAATTTAGACAGGCAGCACTATCCCTATGACAGAGACTTCAGTCACTCTGCGAGTCAGGTGAAACCCTGCAACACTGTAGACAGACTCAGTCTCTCATTGGCTGGCTCTAACACGCTGCCTGCTGGGCAGGACTTCCTGTGGAGCACTGGAGGAGGGCTTAGATGA